GCCAGCTAAGTCTTGCTAGGCCACATGGACATTCACTTAGTCCTACAATGCATGTGTTACCCACCCTCACTGACGAAGTCCTTCAAACAAGAAATTTCCTCTGCGTGAGAGCCACCACTCCTGTGACCCCATTCACCCATAAAAGACCCCATCCTAAGCCTGAACAGACCCCTTGGTATAACCCATGTCAACAAACGGATGTTGGCCCTCTCTGTCTAGTCCCTGCTGGAGTAATGTGCTGGACCTCAGTTCGACGAGGATGACGGTATAGAGTTTTCACTCATTTTGTTCAGCTTTCCAAGGAATGTATATATGGAAGTCATCATCGATCCAAGCACAGGTGTCATCCCTGCAAATGAAGAAACTCAGAGTGCTTTGGGACGGAATCACTCACATTAAGGAAGGTTTCAACAGCCTCTGAAGGAGTCCACACCATGTGTGTCCAGGGGCTTCCTGCCATCTCCAAGGATCATACGAGATGACAATCATTCCTCATGATACAAGCTCGCCTTTTATGCCAACGCCACCTGCGAAGTGCAGAGGAAACACAGGCGTGCTTCAGAAAGGCAGACAGGTGCACAGGTCACAGGACCATGTTATCCAGTGCCCTGTGATACATCTGCTATTTGCCTGTCTCTGGCCTCCCCTGTTCACGGACGCAGAAATGCATGGACACGGGGATGCTCATCTCGGGGCTGGAGGCCCTCGGGGTGCACCATCCCGCTACAGAGCACTGACGTTGAGCATACCTCTCAACATCATTGCTTCAACACCTGCAATGGCACTCACAAAAGCCTTGGGACCACAAACCCCGAAAGAGGAAGACACTGACCTAAATCAGGTTTGGAATAACCCAGAGACTCCTTGCCTGACAGCCCCAGCTTGGAGCAGAAGACTGCCTGATCAGGCAACACACAAATCCTCATAACATACGGGATATGACATGGGCATGCGGCTAAGAGGCTATGCTGAGTGCCTGGAAATACAACGTCCGCCGCCAAGGACAAAATGAGCTAACAAACGAGAATGGTGTAGCCTTGTGCTCTCCCCACAACCAGAGGATCTGTCTTCCTCTGGGAATCTAGAGCTTGGACTCAAGAACAAACTTGGCCACCAGAGGCAGGCTACACACAAACTCTTCCCATGCCACCTGCCATTCACCTAGTCCTTCAGACAGTACGTTAGTTATCCCGCCCAGGGAGAAAGAAGACCTTCAGACAAGCAATTTCCTGTGCATGGGAGCATCTACTTCCCTGTGACTTCCAACTGCCCAAAGGGACCCCATCCTAAGCCTGGATGGACCCATTGGTGCAACCCATATCAACAAACGAATGTTGGCTCTCTCTGTCTAGCCCCTATTGGAGTAATGTGCTGGACCTCAGTTCGACGAGGATGACGGTATAGAGTTTTCACTCATTTTGTTCAGCTTTCCAAGGAATGTATATATGGAAGTCATCATCGATCCACGCACAGTGTTTGTCcttgcaaatgagaaaaatcagaTTGCTCTGGGAAAGAACTGCTTACATTCAGAAAGGATCCAACAACTTCCGAGGGAGTCTTTGCCATTGTGTCCAGGGCTTCCTGGTATCTCCGCGGCTCACATGAGATAACAATTTTCCCTCGCCAACACGGGCCTGCCTTCCATGCCAGTGCTACCTGGGACGTGTAGAGGAAACACGAGCATGCTTCAGAAAGGCAGACAGGTACACAGGTGACAAGGGCCATGTCATTCAGCCCCCTGCGATACATCTGGAATCTGCCTGTCTCTGGCTTCAACTCTTTATGGACACAGAAATGCAAGTACATGGGGATGCATGTCTGGGTCCAGGGTGCCCTTATAGCATCATCCTGCTAAAGAGCACTAATGTTGAGCATCCCTCTCAACACCATTGCTTTCACACCTGCAATGCACCTCACAATAGCCTCGGGGCCATGCAATCCTAATGGGAAGGCTTTGACCTACACCGGGATCAGGATAAGCCAGAGCCTCACTGCCTATCGGACTCAGCTTGGAGTGGGAGCCTACGTGTTCATGCCACATGCATGTGCTCACAACACATGGGATACAACATGGGCACACCGGCCTGAATGCTACGCCTGCTGACCACAACTTCACTGTCCTCGGTGAAGGATGAAATGagcagaaaaacaataaaagtctGGCACTATGCTCTCTTTTCTCAAGTGCAATCACCTGTCTTCCTCCAAGGACCATGGAAACCCAGAGCCAGGACCCAAGGACAAACTGCCATGCAGAGGCAGGCTGCAAGCTAACTCTTCCTGGGCAACCTGCACATTCACCTACTCCTGCAGACAGCATGTGTGGTACCCTGGCCTCACAGAGTCCTTCAGACAAGGAATGTCCTGTGTACCTAGCCTCCACTCCCCTGCCAATCTCTGTTACCCAAATGAGACCCCATCCTAACCCTGGATGGACTCCCTTGGTGCAATGGGCATCATCAAATGAAATTTGTCCCTCTCTCTCTAGCCCCTGTAACAGCAACGTGCTGGACCTCAGTTCAAAGAGGATGACGGTATAGAGTTTTCACTCATTTTGTTCAGCTTTCCAAGGAATGTATATATGGAAGTCATCATCGATCCATGCACAGTCTTTGTCCCTGCGGAGGAGGAGTATCTGGAGCTTTTGAGAAATGGACACTTACCATCCTAAGGAATCCGCTAGCACCTGAAGGAGCCCATGCCACACATATCAAGGGGCTCCCTATCAATTCCAGGGATCTCCCAAGACCAAAATTGTCCTTCATGGCCTTCCTTCTATGCCCGCAACACCTGGAAAGTTCAGAGGAAAAACAGGTGTGCTTGAGAACAGCAGGCAGGTACATACATTGCAAGGGCCATGCCATTCATCCCACTGTGATGTATCATGTATGTATCTCCCACGGGCAGCCCCTCTTGTTGGGACATGTGCATGGGTGTAACCAGGCATGAAGCTATCAGGCACACACAAATTTTGAGGGCTCCATCCAGCTACAGAGCACCAAGCATAACAAACTCTCTCAACACCACTCATTTGCCACCTCTGAATCAAAAGTCCTGCTCTTGGCCATCAGAGAAGATGAAATCCATGAGGCTATTTCAATGAGGACAGTTTCAAGGAAAGCCTCTTCTTGAGCAAAGGGCAATTTTCCTTTGGCCTTGAAACACTTTCACCCCAGGCTCCTTTGACACTCTTCCCACTGAGAAACATGCTCAATCACAAATCAACCTCTACCTCATAGTTTTCCTCAAGGGTACAGCTCGGGGACCCAGAAGAGCATGAGACACACTGAATCCTACAGGGCTTCCAAGGCACTAAGACTGAGAGCACCAAATATCTTAAGGCACTTGGCTGTGAACATGGCTATGGAGTCCAAAACCTATCCATCACTGGCCTACGGACACTAGCCCTGTCATATAATTCAAAGACAATTTCACAAAGACTTGTGTGAATTGTCACACACAACTAGGAGGAATTTGAAAATAACATCACGAGCCACTAAGGTATTTAAGCACAGAGACCTTGCTGGGTCACACTTCTGAGTACAAGTCACGAGGATACGGAAACCTACACGCTCATCATCAGGCACCTCAAATGCACCAAGGAAAAGCCTCCCACAGAGGTTCCTGAACACAGACCTTCCACAAGTCAGTCTGCAGAGATGCAGGAGCACGTGGACCCACAATGACGTTCCCATCCCAGCACCCTGAGGTCATCATGAAATGGACCATGGGCACCCTACAATGCCCGAAAGAGACTCACAGTCATCACTCTGTGACCCAGACAGAAGGCTGTGcagtacacacatgcacagctCTCTCCCCTTCCACTGCCAGCATGCTTCTGGGGCCATGAGATTTGGGTTTCCTCCTATGGACATACAGGTTCAATGTGGATACTCTATCTGGGCTCCTCTGCAGAAAGCAAATCAGTATTGCCACCCTCCTCACGACTGCCTGCCCTTGATGATACCCAAACACCATGGGAACTCCCATGTCTCCGACTTAGGATAAGAGTGAGCCGAAGAAGTGCCTGGGAACAACACTGTGCTATGTCCCCATGCAGAAGCCACTGTCTTCCTCGGGGGAGGGCAGGAGCCAAGGGGTATGAATCGATGACACACACAGCCGCACAGAGGGAAATGCTTCAACCAAGCTGTCTCTCAGCCACAGAAGTCCAAAATGCCCAGCTACTCCACTTCGCCCAAAGACAACCCCATCCCAAGCATTGATGCAGCCCGTGTCAACAAATGGATGTTGTCCCTCTCTCTAGCCCCTGATGAGCAGTGTGCTGGACCTCAGTTCGACGAGGATGACGGTATAGAGTTTTCACTCATTTTGTTCAGCTTTCCAAGGAATGTATATATGGAAGTCATCATCGATCCATGCACATTATTCATGCCCGAAAATGAGGAAAATCAGGACTTTAGAAAGTGGACACTTACATTCAGAAGGGATTCAACAGCCTCCAAAGGAGCCCGCACCACATGTGTCCAGAGTCCTCGTGGCATCTCCGAGGATCGCACAAGGCGAAGATTGTCCCTCGAAGATACCTCCTTTCCTTTCATGCCAACAGCACCTGGGAGGTGCAGAGGAAACACAAGTGTGCTTCAGAAAAGCAGACACATTCAGAGGTCATGAGGGCCGTGTCATCCGGCCCCCTATGGTATATCTGGTATCTGCCTGTCTTTGGCTTCCCTGTTTACAGATATAACCAGAACTGCAATGTCCTTGAACAATGATGAAAATGAGTGGAAAAAACAGCAAAGGTGTGGCGTTGTGCTCTCTTCCCAAGCACAAACACCTGTGTTTCCTCAAGGGAATGATGGAACCCAGAGCTAAGACTCAAGGACAAATACGGCCACCAGAGGCCGCCTACAGGCTAAGTCTTCCCATGCTACCTCCACGTTCACATAGTCCCGCAGACAGCGTGTGTGTTACCTTGCAGAGAGAAGTCCCTCAAACAATTTCCTGTTTATGAGAGATCCCACAACCCTGTGACTACCCCTTGCAGAAAGGGAGCGCCTTCTACAACTGAACAACCCCCTTGGTGCAACCTGCAGCAACAAATGAAACTTGGCGCTCACTCCAGCCCCTGTAAGAGCAATGTGCTGGACCTCAGTTCGACGAGGATGACGGTATAGAGTTTTCACTCATTTTGTTCAGCTTTCCAAGGAATGCATGTATGAAAGTCATCATCGATCCATGCACAGTCTTCATGTCCACAAAGGAGTAATATTAGGGGGTTGTGGGGAACAGATACTTACCAGCACCTGAAGAGGCCCACGCCGCACGTGTCCTAGGACTCCCTGCCACCTCCAGTGATCTTCTAAGAGCAAGATCATCCATTGTCTCCACTGGCCTTCCTTCCATGCCCACACCACCTAGGAAGTACAGAGGCAACACGGGTGTGCTTGAGAAAGACAGGCATGCCATTCAACCCCCTGTGGGATATCCTATCGCTACTTCCCACGGGACACCCATTTGAGGATGTGTGCACAGGAGCACCAGGCAGGAAGGTCTGAGTCACACATACCTTTTGAGGGCACCATCAAGTTACAGAGTACTAAGTGTGAAGAACTCTGAACACCACTCATTTGATGCCCCGACTCAAAAGCCTTTCCCTTGGCTATCAGAGAAGCCACAGACCACAGAGATATCTGAATGCGGAGAGTTTTAGGGAACAAAAACTCTTCCTGTGCAGAGGGCAATTTTCCTTCAGCCTTGAAGCATTTTTACTGCAAGGATCTGTCAACACACTTCACATTCAAGAAACATGTTCAATCACAAATCAACCTCCACTTCGGGGTCTTTCCCACAGGTGCAGCCCAGGGGCCCAGAAAAGCACCAGACACACTGAATCCCACAGGGCTTCTAAGGTGCTGCGGCTGAGAACAGCATACATCTTAAGGCACTTGCATGCAAACATGACCGTGGAGTCCAAAACCTATCCATCACTGGTCTGTGAACACTAGCCCTGTCCTACCACAGGATGATTATTTCACAAACAAGTCTGTTGTGAAGAattagaaagaatttaaaaatagtctAACATCATGAGGCACTGAGGTATTTAAACACAGCGACCTTGCTGGATTGCTTTACTAAGTAGAAGTCACCATGATACGGGAGCTCACACACGTATCACCAGGCACCTGAGCCACATGGAATTGTGTGAGCAACTCAGAGAAAAACGACATCAGCCTTTCCTGAGAAAACCATCCCCAAATCAACACAGGGAAACAGGGAGCAAACAACCTTTGCCAGCAGTATGCACAACATGTTGACCTGGGCTGATATcacctcaaatttttttttttttttttttgagatggagtttcgcttttttgcccaggctggagtgaagtggcctggtcttggctcattgcaacctctgccccctgggttcaagcaattctcctgcctcagcctcccgagtagctgggattataggcgcccgtcaccacgcccagctaatttttttttttttttttttaatagaaatggggtttcgccatgttagccaggctggtcttgaactcctgacctcaggtgatccacccgccttggcctcccaaagtgctaggattacaggcattagccaccatgcccagccccatctcAAATTCTTAACGGAGACAAGCAACAGAGGGCCTGAATACAAACCTGACAAACCAAGTCAGTCTGTGGAGTTGAGGGAACATGTGGATTCGCAATTACACTGCCATCCCAGCATCCCAAGGTCATCATAAATAAACCATATGCACCCTACAACACCCAAAAGAGGCTCACAGTCATCTCTCCACGACCCAGACAGAAGACTGTGGTAAATGCATGTGCAGCTCTCTCCCCTTCTAAGTACCAGGACCCTTCAGGGGCCATGCAGTTTGGGTTTCCTCCTAGGGACATACAAGTTCAACATGGATACGCTCTCTGGGCTCCTCTGCAGAAAGCAAATCAGCATCGCCATCCTCCTGACGACTGCCTGCCCCTGATGTTATCCAAACACCATGGGAAGTCCTATGTCCCTGGCCAAGGATGAAAGTGAGTGCAAGAGGTGCCCAGGAATGACCTTGTGCTGTCCCCCACCGTGGAAGCAATAGTCTTCCTCTGAAGGTCAAGGGACCCAAGGGTACAAATCGCGGACACACCTGACTGCCTGCAACCAAGCTGTCTCTTAGTTACAAATGTCCAAAATTCCCAGCTACTCTCCTTTGCCAGAAAAAGACCCCATCCGAAGCCTTGGTGCAGCCTGTGTCAACAAAT
The window above is part of the Macaca fascicularis isolate 582-1 chromosome 7, T2T-MFA8v1.1 genome. Proteins encoded here:
- the LOC123566768 gene encoding uncharacterized protein isoform X3, translated to MEGRPVETMDDLALRRSLEVAGSPRTRAAWASSGAGAVGMKGKEVSSRDNLRLVRSSEMPRGLWTHVVRAPLEAVESLLNVALAWKAGPCWRGTIVISCEPRRYQEAPGHNGKDSLGSCWIPSECGVGIKGELVS